TGCACCATATGTCGCGCGGCAATCTGCGAGCAGAGAAACGCGCCATCGACATCAACGGTGAAGATGCTGCGCCAGTCTTCAAAGGTGAGATCGAGAAACGGGGCTTTGCTCATTGCACCGGCGTTGTTGACCAGCGCGTCGATACGCCCGAAGCGGGCAATGAGCGTTTCAATCGCCTGTGCGCCTTCCGGCAGATGGCTGAGATCGAGCTGGATGGTCTCAGCCCGGCGGCCAAAAGCTTCTACTTTTTGCGCTGTCTCCTGCGCGCCGCGCTCATCCGAGTGCCAGGTAATGCCAATATCAAACCCCCGCTCAGCCAGCATCAGCGCGCTCTGCTTGCCGATGCCCGAGTCTGCGGCGGTGACGATTGCTACTTTGTTTGCCGACATGCGCTTCTCT
This Kosakonia cowanii JCM 10956 = DSM 18146 DNA region includes the following protein-coding sequences:
- a CDS encoding SDR family oxidoreductase, whose translation is MSANKVAIVTAADSGIGKQSALMLAERGFDIGITWHSDERGAQETAQKVEAFGRRAETIQLDLSHLPEGAQAIETLIARFGRIDALVNNAGAMSKAPFLDLTFEDWRSIFTVDVDGAFLCSQIAARHMVQQGQGGRIVNITSVHEHTPLPEATAYTAAKHALGGLTKSMALELVPHNILVNAVAPGAIATPMNNMSDDDAKPGSMPNIPLARPGTTREIASMVAWLCADDASYTTGQSFIIDGGFMLANPQFKPQKA